aaatttaaataattctAACAATCCAGGTGAGACTATTAACCAAATAACTTGGCTTAAAGTCCCACAACTAAGtttatcaaaaagaagaaagaaaattaagcttCTGCATCCAAGTTCCTTATTTCTTCTAGAATACTTGTCCATTGTTCATGGCCACCAATGTTCTAAGCCCCTGAAGAGCTGAAGTTATTTTTTGAAATGCTATGCTTCTGGACTCTGACAGACCAAACAAATGAATACAATTTCAAGAATTCCCTACTGAGTAGATTCACAAAGGGCTTCAAACTGGTCATATAAGCTAGGATTTGGCAAGTAAATGAATATTGTTTCTTAACATTGACCTTTCTGATCTTTGTTCTGATGATGCGCTTTTAGCTTTGTTAGAGATTCAAAAAAGGGTagcaggggggccaggtgggggtgcatCTTGTTGTGTACAGatgttaccattcacaaagaccagagtttgagcctccactctctACATATAGagggttcatgagcagtgaagcaggtctgtagctgtctatctttctttttcccctctatgtctcacacttccctttcaattttcaatttctttttgtcttgtgaaataaaataagaagaaaattaaaaaacagaaaaaaaatattgactgggagtgatggattcattatgtcagcactgagctccagtaataatcctggtggcaatataagaCAAAAGGGGGTGGGTGTAGGAATATCTTCTTTCATATAATTTATCCCATCTTTCTTCTACCTCttgcctttatttattactgCTATTTTGAGATAACTTTTATGTTTTACTTTACTATACtttactttaatttaattttgcagagaaagtgaaagagaccacaacatcaaaactccttcagtgcagttggggctgggcttgaacctgggttgtgcaaatGACAAAACAGAGCACACTGTTCAAATCCTTGGAAATAATTTATCATGGTAACCAACACAATATTCAGAGCAGTAGAACCCCCTGCCCTAATTCATGTTAGATCATATGAAACACAAGAGTTATATGTGGATTATAGTCAACTGAGATCCTTTAAAGGAATACAATTGTCAAATAACATAGTGTGTTCTTAAAAGTCATTTAATCCCAAACTACCTTGGAAACTACAACAGTCAGTTTTTAACCAAGAATAAACTTGATTCATcagttaaacattttttttcagtaaacatccattttaatttgtattagatTCATCCCTGCTTaacatatttataattttagtgCAGATTTCAGCAGTCCTACCCTCACAGATGAGAAAGTaactattttcatttgtttattagtaTGCACACAGACCTGATTTATATGTccactgttatttttatttctgaaattaagttggttattattattttattttaatcagatgaCATAGTTGTCTGAAACAGATCTTAAATGAGTTGAATACATATAGTTAAGGCTACTAGGATAGTCTCTGTGAATAAAATCATGTGAATTTGAACTCTAatggaattagaatgaatgaattAGAATTAGATTCTAATGGAATTAGAATACAAATGAATACTCGTCTAAACCAGAATTGTCTCCTTGCTTAGAAGCCCTGAAATATGTTTTCCTtcagattaaataaaataataattaaaaaaaagttctgtaaCTGAACCTGACAAGCTTGACTGACTCTGGGTTTTTCACCAGTATTGTTATAcaatttcagataaagaaagcaaATTGACCTGTGACAAAGAATTTGAGGCAAACAGATATGAGTTTGCAAAAACCTCTTCTCTTTGGTGTGACAgagcactttcttttcttttcttttttctttctttctttctttctttctttctttctttctctctctctctctttttttttgcctccaaggttatcactctACGAATTGAATTCTCTGTTCCTGtcgccatctttttccattttttgaaacacctgcagacttgctttaagTCTTTTGAAACAATTCTTCTGAAGGTGGGAACcctggagctggaacccagatttatgctcaggtccttgagcttcatactctgtgctcttaaccaggtgtgctaaagCCCAGCTCCACAAAGCACTTTCCATCATGCCTCTTTGTAAAATTCTCCAAATTCCTTCAAAGAGCAGCTAGAGATCAAATGATGTCACCACAGCGAGAACGCTAGATTCTAATTCCTTAAAACATGATGTTAACATggtttatttaataaaatgtttGTACAATATCAATGTCAAAAATTGCCATCACATGTAAGATTTTACTCCAGTTTGTGGGATGGATCACAATGGAAGAGTCAGAGCACTGAATGACACACTCCAATACTCCAGAACAAATTAAGTCTATGAATTCTTAATTCCTATAGCACAGTGCATGATGAGGAATTAATGCAAGAATATTTTTGCCTTAATGGTGATTTCATAGATATAGTCAAAGCTCATATCACCTGAGTTTGAATCaactgatttggaaaaaaaaaatcaggagacaGTTATTTCAAATTTAAAATCCCAGGAGACTAGGTGAGATCCTTATCACCTATGCTCAGTAATGATCATCAAAATATTTCTTGGATGCCTAATATGATATAAAAACACCCCAAGGCTTGTATCACAATATAGACTCTGACATTTTCGTGTGCTTTTAGCTCTCTTTCTAGTAAGACATTTCATTGTTTCttaaatttgtatttacttactattgaatagaaacagaaattgagagggaagcgggacatagagaagatgagagacagaaagatacttgcaggcctgcttctccactcatgaagcattacccatgcaggtggtgaccaggggcttaaatccagctccttgcacactgtagtgtgtgtacttaaccaggtgtgctaccaccgccCCCCTAGTAAGACATTTCATAATCAACAACATACAAGTATTCAGTCTTAGTGTATCATAAAATTTAGTGACACATACTTttcaaatatgaaaaataaaacatgagaAAGTATTTGAGaacaatgaaaggggaaaaagggcGGGAAGGAGACCTTACCAGGCATTGTTCATAGTTTCTCCACAGTCAGCTCTGGGTTTAAATTTACAGGTCTCAGCTTCACAGCACAGGTTGGTACATTCCTATAAAGCagacacacaatggaatagtaggTTCAACATTTCCTTCTTTTATACTAGCTTCccttccactctttcttttctatttcttcctttctccttacttccttctttccttccctcctttattcctttctaccttccttctttctttccatccttccttttctcatagggcagagagtaattgagagaagagggggagatagagaaaagcagacacctgcagcactattctactgcttatgaagcttttcttcCTACACctactgcaggtggaaactgaggTTTGAACCCAAATTCTTGCATATAGTTAAATGCCTGTTCTATCAGTTttaccatcacctggtccccaaatACTTCCTCTTAAGTGGGAAAAATAGAGTTGATATATCCCCCCTATATATAATTGGCCCATATAATAcatgtaatttaatttaaaacttCCACAAAGAAAATGTATGTGCTATTCTGAATGacataatggtaataataataataataataataatcactaaGTGATAGGCTATAGTCAGTGATTTACTTCTTTACATTGAACTTCCTACAGTCATGTTATGAGTGAATATACCATGGAGTTTGAAATGCCTTTTAAAAGATGACTAAAATAAGCACTAAACACACAGAGGCCAGTTTAATTTTATTACGTTGCCAAGCTGGTCATCagtaagattttatttaaatgaaaggaaaaacaaaagtgtTCCATTCTTAATCTACAATGATTATCTAATACATGTTTAAAAATCTTGGGTACTTTCATACCGTAGAAGAGCCACAATCACAGTCTTCTCCTATTTCCAGAAGTTTGTTTCCACATATTGGTTTTGTTATTATGTCTTTTGGAAATGGTACTTGCAGTAGGcaattttgttttttagataaaaTGTACTTTTCAAAAAGTGAACGGCTTGTTGTGCTGAAATCCTTTGGAAATTTTGAACTGTAACCAGAAGAGAAATGAGAAATGCTGTGACATAGAGTGATGACTGATCATGATAATCTGACTTGAATAGTAATATTGACTGGCTCACTGGACACTCCAAATTCCATAACTCTTTCATATAGTACTGTGGTATATCTAGAAGACAACAGAGCTGGTTGGAAAATCATGTTTTCTGGACACCCAGTTAGAGAGCTAAAATAATTACAtttctttgagtatgtgttatggtCTCTTCAAATTGGCAGCAATGATAGGACTCACCATTCTTATTTGCACATCTTCACATTTAGTGCTGAGAGGTAAGGGAGAACAATGAACTAGTGAGAGTCCATACTAGAAGACATAGAGGTTTATGAACATTTTCATCTAAATAGAAACCAGATATATTTTACTCGTCTTTCTATTCCAAGTCCTTGCCAAGTACTTACCATTAGGAGTCATTTAGGAATTTCATAACAATGAACTGATTTTCTAATATGGCTGTAtgagatatatatacacatacatgtgtgtatgtgtgtacacatatatatatatataaaatatatcatttaaaattaattttttaattgaagcAGTATGATCACCAATCCTGTAAGCAACATCTTTGACTCCTTGGGGATTTTAAAACAATGAGCCACAATACCTGGTAAAACCTGTAATTAAAAGGTGAATTAACGACAAGCACAGATTGTGATAAATATGccatccagggagtcaggcggtagcgcagcgggttaagagcatgtggcagagagcacaaggaccagtctaaggatccctgttcaagcccctggctccccacctgcaggggagttgcttcacaagtggtgaagcaggtctgcaggtgtctgtctttctctccccctctctgtcttcccctcctctctccatttctctctgtcctaacaacaatgacatcaataacaataataactataacaacaatgaaaaacaacaagggcaataaaagggaaaataaataaacaaataaaaaattacaaaaaactataaaaaaatatgCCATCCAACTAAGTACACCACATCTGAATTCTTTAAATTGTCTTTTCTTTAGGATAATCATGGTCTCACCTCAGAAACTGATTCATCACACAACTTCCAGAAGGACACTTGGTTTTATATGAGACATCCTGCATACCAAGGGCATGACCCAGCTCATGTGACATCACTCCTACAAGACtcacactattttttttcttagcctggaaaataaaatattatatctgACTTCTTATTTTATTCAGTTACTTCTTAACCATATAATACCCTATGTTAAATAAAACCCAGAAAGTGAAAAGCAGTACTCAGAAAAGTCTCTCTCCATCCTTGCTTACTGCAAAACCGAGAATTTGAAGTGGTTGGCTCCTGTGATTTCAACCTTTAAATCAACACTTGTTGAATACATGATGAATACTTCACAGACCATGGTTAAATCAAAGTAGTTATATTCTTCAGGGGAGTACTAGTGGATATTATACTATACACTCAGTGGCTATCCAAAGACATGATGCCTATGTGATTGGTAGTATTTGAACATATGACACTAATTAAGAGGCAATCTGTGTATTTTCTGGTCATCAGTATTTGGATATTTAATTTGAAGCTGATGGGTCTCTGTTTTCGCCTTCTATCCCAACTTTcctactatttccttaacaataGCTAAAAATTAAATTCTTCTTTATAATCCAAGAAATCTTCAGAGCTATGATTTATTAATAGATTCGTCTCTACACTTCTGACTCTGTAAATGTCCATTGTGCTAACTTGCTTTAACATATTATGTATTCATAGAAGATATAAAAACACAGGGAGCCTTACTGTTAGTTTACAAACCTCAATAACAGCAACTGAAGATGGGGTGCACAAGGAATTCCTGGCTGCCATTCCAACACGTTTATTGTTGAAGCCAATCCCACTGTGTCAAAATCACAGGTATattgttaaaaatgaagtcattacCATAATTTTTCTATATCCACTCATGCCCTAATCTTTTCATATTTACATCTCAGAAAGGCCTCTGATATACACTGTCATTATAATATTCAGCAGGGACTCACCTGAGTAACTGAGCATGATCATGAATTCTCCTTCTCGCCATGTTAGAATGATGCCAATTCAAAAAGTTGGTAAAAGTGGCACTTGTGCTGGGTACCACCTTGATCTTATCACCATCAGACCAGATTTCCATGTCCACTAAGACTACTTGAGTATTTATGGTTTTATAAATCTGTGGAAAGAGATGTTTTCTTCatgaaaatgttcaaaataattagCGTGTTTAAATCATTTCTTGACCACTTAAATGCATTCTACTTTGAAAATGATGTTATAGACTTAATTTAATtttgatgctgctgctgctgtgctCAAGTTCTCCAAGTTGATGGTCACTGGTCCGCTGTCATCCTTCCAACTTATTCGCTGATAtttctgaacccccccccccggcctccTTATGCTTATATGACAAATAACTTACCACATTGAGAAGGTTCATCACATCAAATACAAAGCTTCTTATCACAGTTAGATTTCCATTATGCATGTTATACTGTAAAATaccaacacaaagtaaaattatgattttaaattttaaaaagctgaggTAGTACCAGATTTCATATAGTAATGAAAATACAAACTACCTTAGTCCACATCTACTTTTTTGGAAACTATGTTTCACCAAAGTCTATTTAAAAtggaagattattattattattttcctccagggttattgctggggctcagtgcctgcaccacaaatccactgctcctggaggcaattttttttcccttttgttgcccttgttgtggttattgttgttgttattgctatcattgtccttggataggacaaagagaaatggagagaggaggggaagagagagaggaggagaaaaagctaagacacctgtagactggcTTCACCGATGGTGAAGCgacgccactgcaggtggggagccaggagctcaagcaGGGaagtgggatccttgagctttgggccacatgtgcttaacctgctgcactaccacctgacaccccccaccccaccataaccccaccccaccccccgcaagaTTATTTTTGACAATgctaattcttatcaaataagaaTAAAAACTGAAACAAAAGTTGGGTACTCATATGAAAcactaatgttttaaattttaaggtaggtagggagtcgggcagtagtgcagcgggttaagcgcaagtggcaaagtgcaaggaccagagaaggatcccggttcgagtctccagctcttcacctgcaggggagtcgcttcacaagcagtgaagccggtctgtaggtgtctatctttctctccccctctctgtcttcccctcctctctccacttctctctgtcctatccaataatgacaacatcagtaacagcaataataactacaaccctaaaacaacaaaggcaacaaaagggaataaataaacattttttaaaaatttaagttaaGTAAATCACATTATTAATTTCAATGCTTTTAAACCAATACATTATTAAAACTTTTATAaagcaattttttattttagctaaagtttcttctgtctttatttatttacttattgttttatctatttatttatttgatagacacagagagaaatcaaaaggggggcgatagagtgggagacagagagacacctgcagccctgcttcacctctcctagtagggaccaggagcttgaacttgggtccttatgctctataatgtgagcactgaaccaggtgcaccaccacctggccccttcttctgTCTTTTCTATGTACAAAAAAAAGTTGTAAATGATGTGTAGCTTGCTTCTTACAAAATACTATGAGAGGCGGTTGGGTAATGATACacatggtttagtgcacacattaccatgcacaaggactcataaTCAAGCCTccagtttctacctgcaggggagaagcttcaggagctgtgaagcagtgctgcaagtgtctctctccctttctatctccccttcccctttcagtttctctgtctctatccaataaaacaacaacaaaaaaaaaataaaatatttttaaaaagaccatgAGGATAAAATAGCTTAATGACTCATTTTTGTTCCTCATTATTAAAGTTGATGGTCTATAGCACTCGAGTATTAAGTACACTGCCAACATCTGTATATTTTGGCAGTCGATGAATATTAAAAGGTGTACATGAATAAAAATAGTTGTTGATAAGGCAGGGGGTGAGATCATCTGATGGGCAGGCTTTCTATTTTCAGCTAGAATAATGAATGCATTGTTTGCGCTCACTTAGTAGAAAAATGTAAAAGTTGACTTAACTAACCAAGAAGCACTTGTGTTTCATACTTACAAAGGCATTATCCAGCACCAGGAAGAGATTAATGTACTTTGCAGCTTGAAGAAATTGTTCTTGCTTTACAGAGAGGGAGTTAAAGAAAACAGATGttagaatttattttcattcttagGGATTAGCAAGCCTACAGAGAAATACATAGATCttcaaataaaagttaaaatagaagaaaaaaacaagtacATGACAGCGTTTGCTATGCATTAGTCATCGCTGAATGAAACATTTACATCCTGTATCACTGCTGAGATCATTTAAATAAATGGCAACATATAGAAATGATGCTTACTTCTGGGCTGTTGAGTGACCTTGAGATCCGAGAAAGTCCTCTCTTCTTGCCAACATTTTTTAGGCCACAGGTCTGATTAGCTGGGTCCATCTCCTCTGGGTTATATGTGAAGACAGCATGCTCTTCTTGGTCTTTGTTCTTCAGTGGCTTTATCATGTATCTTTGATTATGATGTGTGAAGTATCCCCTGTGAGGCACCAAGACAGTAATTTCAGGATTCTCTCCTATGTAGAGTCATCTACACTGACCACTGGAGTGGTAACTTGTCTCTCAATTGCAAATGTAAACACTTAGTTTTCATTTGAAGGTCTTTTAGTTACCTTTGACTCATTTAAGATTTAATCAGCGTCTGTCAGTGTTAAAACGAACTATAATAATTTCGAGGAATTgacagctcccagtggcctttttttaaaatttctattttatttgataggacagcaagaaattgagtggaaagagggagttagagagaaagagagaaagacaactggggtactgcttcaatgctcatggagcttcctccCGACAGGTGAGGAGTAAGGATAGGAACCTGGTTTCTTGAGCatggaaacatgtgcactcaattgggtgtgccactgtctgacctctctataaagcttttttttttttttttaagatttttaaaatttatttgtatgaGACAGAAAAGAGTGAGGACATGTGATACCAGTGTACTACTCTATCAAAAgcaatggtggtgtgggggagggttGAAGGGTAGtgcagcacacatggtgcaaagcgcaaggaccaaagtaaggatcccagttcaagcccctggctccctacctgtgggggaggggggtcgcttcatggatggtgaagcaggtctgcaggtgtctttctttctctcccccctctgtcttcccctcctcttttgatttctctctgtcctatccaacaataatgacatcaataacaacaataattataaccacaacaatgataaaaacaacaaccagggcaatgaaagaaaaaaaaagaagccactaggagcagtggattcatggtgcaggcactgagccccagcaataaacttggaggcaaaaaaaaaaaatcaatggtggagatcaaacctggggcctcaggcttagTAGTTTTGTACTCTACTACTGAACTATTTTCCTGGTCCTATGCAGTAAATTCTGAATAAGTGTTACTAAGTGCCAAAGAATTGCAGACATGTTTctaaattttgtttattcatttatggaCTATTTTTGGTGGGTCCTAGGAAGATTGTGGAGAACAGACTAAATGAATATTTAGATGCTTGGAActccagagaagaaaaagaaagataatgagaTCAGCCAGTGGAACAGATGTAAATGAGTAATAATTCAAAGAATTTAAATAAGTTAATCTATAGTGATAAAGTGAATCCATATTATCCTGTAGCAAAGTCAACtggccattaaaataaatatcagggagtcaggcggtagtgcaagaagggcaaacgctagaagaagaagcacatgtggagcaaagctcaaaaccggcataaggattccagttcaagcacccagctcaccacctgcaggggagtcgcttcacaggctgtgaagcaggtctgcaggtgtctttctctccccctctgtcttccccttctatctccattttctctctaaaaaaataataataaatattttctacagtgctagggagacagtataatggttatgcaaactcttCCATGCttaaagctctgaggtcccatgttcagttgtcacctcctctctctctctctctctctctgtctctctctctttctctctctcataaattatgGACTATTCAGCATATCTGAGGAATCAAAAGAAAGGAGATAGATAGGAGGTAGCAGAAAAGGGGGTGGGAACCCAGTGCACTATGGTGAAGAGAGATGCTGGTGTGTTGGTGGACGAGGTGTAACTCTGTGACAACAACAGTCTTGTACATCAACATCTCAATAAAgttatgattaaaaaaaacacaagacaGCTACCAGGCCAGAGAGGTGACTCTGTGGATAGAGTACACACAGCAAATGTGCCTGATACCCTGGATTCAGTCTTTAGCACTGCACATGAAGGAATGGTACTCTgaactctctcttcttctctcacaaaagaaaataaatattactggTAAATAAGACTTTATTCATTAAGGTATTTTAGGGTGTGGGAAATACTTATGATATATGGTATGAATCATGTTGAAGAACAGATATGTGTTTTTTAGTTTATATTTCAGCCATGTAAAGTCTATACCTGCCTATGTGCATAAAAGGCTGAAAACATGATGAAATGTCAAAATTTAGTGTGCTTCATTtcagtttcaatttttttcctaATTGGTTTCATCCCTGTAAACAGAAATGCcccctcccaccacacacacacacacacaaaaaaaaaaaaaaaaaaaaaaaaaaaaactcatgcaaACGTTCTCCAAagctcacccacacacacattatatatttatatttcaggcaggggtagatagcataatggttaggcaaagagactttcatgtctgaggctccaaagtcccaggttcagtctcctacaccaccatcagccagagttgagcagtgctctggctacaaaagaaaaaaaaatcattaaaattttatattttaggggccaggtggcagcacacttgGTTACGTGCACACATCACggtattcaaggacctgggttcaagctcctggtccccacctgcaggggaagagcttcatgaatggagaagcagggctgcaggtgtttctttgtctcttttcctctctacctgcttcctcccctctcaatttctccctgtctctatccaataataagtaaataagtacatATTAAAATTAAGCcaataaagtatatttaaaatttatattttaaaggatAGGGATACTCAAAGATCAGATactgtaagaaaataaaacaaaataggttTTAGAGAACAATATGGATTAACATGGAAATGGGCAAAGTAAGATCAAAGGTCAGAATACAGTATCTCCTTTATACGTTTTAGAGATACGTTTTTAATGGAAATGCAGATTATGACATGGCTGTCAGGGTGGTACTTCATTCTTCACTCTAACCACATATATTCAGTACTACAATGACAAGTAAAATTGTACCTaggttttaaaaaagggaaaatacctattgggggttatattgttatgtagaaaactgagaaatgttatgcatgtacaaactattgtatttactgtagaatgtaaaacattgatcccccaattaaagaaataaaaaaataaaaaataagtttactGTTATGTGAtgagtataaaataaataaataaataggcaaaatACTTGGAAAGTATTTTATTAAGCAAAGCTGTGCTTGATAGTTACTATTAACTGGCTCTTACCTCAACCCATCACAAGTACTAATGCTAGCAACAGAATCCTTTTCATTTAGAATATGTCCTTCATAGTAGCAGTGATCCTAAAGTCGGAGAGACAAGTCATGCTTTAGAAACAGTAGGGGCTTTTGTTTattggtttgttttgattttaaactataagaatAACAGCTGAGTTCTTCAGGTATGGGTTATGACCAGACCAGTGCCCAAAACCCAAAAATGAAAGCTAAGGTTTTATAAACTGCTCCATCACTGACTATGGAAACTTTCCACAATGAAATGAAAAGCTGTCTTTCTGAC
The sequence above is a segment of the Erinaceus europaeus chromosome 19, mEriEur2.1, whole genome shotgun sequence genome. Coding sequences within it:
- the ADAMDEC1 gene encoding ADAM DEC1 isoform X2, with the translated sequence MPGTSQLPVIANMCLVLFSVIGLITQIQAIAIKQAPEPEYYKVIYPRKLHILHKRETQNNQKENHGKEERYDSELQYQIALNGEEAILHLQKTKHLLGPDYTETYYSPTGKEITTKLQNMDHCYYEGHILNEKDSVASISTCDGLRGYFTHHNQRYMIKPLKNKDQEEHAVFTYNPEEMDPANQTCGLKNVGKKRGLSRISRSLNSPEQEQFLQAAKYINLFLVLDNAFYNMHNGNLTVIRSFVFDVMNLLNVIYKTINTQVVLVDMEIWSDGDKIKVVPSTSATFTNFLNWHHSNMARRRIHDHAQLLSGIGFNNKRVGMAARNSLCTPSSVAVIEAKKKNSVSLVGVMSHELGHALGMQDVSYKTKCPSGSCVMNQFLSSKFPKDFSTTSRSLFEKYILSKKQNCLLQVPFPKDIITKPICGNKLLEIGEDCDCGSSTECTNLCCEAETCKFKPRADCGETMNNA
- the ADAMDEC1 gene encoding ADAM DEC1 isoform X1, which produces MPGTSQLPVIANMCLVLFSVIGLITQIQAIAIKQAPEPEYYKVIYPRKLHILHKRETQNNQKENHGKEERYDSELQYQIALNGEEAILHLQKTKHLLGPDYTETYYSPTGKEITTKLQNMDHCYYEGHILNEKDSVASISTCDGLRGYFTHHNQRYMIKPLKNKDQEEHAVFTYNPEEMDPANQTCGLKNVGKKRGLSRISRSLNSPEQEQFLQAAKYINLFLVLDNAFYNMHNGNLTVIRSFVFDVMNLLNVIYKTINTQVVLVDMEIWSDGDKIKVVPSTSATFTNFLNWHHSNMARRRIHDHAQLLSGIGFNNKRVGMAARNSLCTPSSVAVIEAKKKNSVSLVGVMSHELGHALGMQDVSYKTKCPSGSCVMNQFLSSKFPKDFSTTSRSLFEKYILSKKQNCLLQVPFPKDIITKPICGNKLLEIGEDCDCGSSTECTNLCCEAETCKFKPRADCGETMNNAC